taatataaataataatataacaacattaaataaataatataatataaaatgacataatatgaaatattttatttcagccagttgacatggcaacatttctcattttcatttagtttaccttgcaaatttgtacaaaaatacctaaaactaaaataaataaactatttcaaaatatgaatacaaactataatagcatctcagtAACACTAAAAACCTGTCACAGAGAAGGGCTGGACAATCTAtatcacacacatatttatatacactgcatatgaatacaaaataaaaaggttatgaTCATTTTTCACTGCTCCcctaacattaaagggatactccaccccaaaatgaaacaatctcctatgtgtctctccatatcaccgtatgctagtataacagcgcatccttgtggcacagatgatacagaagcgcatacgcagcatacagtgatatggagagacaaaaAGTTTTATCCTTATCTGCTTTATCTGGTATTACTTGTGGTACTGATGATACAGAAGCGCAATTTTGGCagtttttggggtggagtatcccttaaatatcttaaatgtgGTTGAGCTTTtatggtttggaacgacatgggggtaagtaatgtgacttttttttctacatttggCCATTTCTACATGTCGTGAGTATGATGGATTTGAGCTCTGAATGGTTCGGCTTTTCTATTtcagattaaagattaaatttatGGAGGATTACTGTGAAAAGAGTGGCTAATTTTTAGATTAAGTTTCTGTCAAAACATCTGATGTCTGATGTAATGTTCCACATATGGACAGACATGATGGAGGTTTGTTGAGTCAACACAGATGGATAAATCACGGGGGATTGACATTTCAAAGGGCTTATgaaaacaatctatttttcatGCTCTGACTCACATCAGCAGAGGAAACATTAGAGGCCATTAGCCTAATTTGGAATTGCATTAAAGCTTCTTTCTGATCGGCATTCTGCGTCAGTAGGCTTTGTGTGCTTTAATGTGTATGATGGAAGTCATAAGAAATGGTTGGGCACGCAACAGGaattcaataactttttttttgatcCTGTATGCGTGTCATGGTAGCTAAAGCCAGGTCAAGAGAATGTCAAAGTAACTCTatgttaagctttttttttcatagagaGTTGTTAAGTTTTATGGACTTCTTAAAATTTCAAGAATGCATTTGCCTCTCtctttatttacactacatgtgcaAATGTGGGTAAGGCTagacaggcagtgatgtagatgtaggcgttgatcttcttctgcagaggtggagtttagccacactattacgtcataaagtggcacatggCAGACTGGCTtgaatataagctgtttttagatgcttacaggatgttttaatagtaaaatgacctcttatatgtcaaaagatcaaggtaattttaatttctcagttcatgagcCCTTTAAGAGGGACTAACCCTGCACCACTGGCTCTGTCCCATGACACTCTCAAACCTTATTTAGCCCTCAAACTACACTGATATACACCAACTTCAGAATAgctgttgtttatatataaaaaaacacaatacatcaaCAAACCACTAAGAATAAACCATCATTAAACTGTACCTTTTGTGGATTCAACTGCCCTGTCATCAGTTCAAGCAGATCTGAGTCAGACATTGAGATGGTGCAGTCTGCCTTTTTACCTGTGTGAGGTAAACAGTGAAACGGTAACATTTCTCTATGACAAAGTGCTCTTAGAGACACTGTATTTAGACCTAAGTCTAACAAATGACTGTTCAGTGTGTAATGCAAAAAGAATTTATTTGTTCTGTTGCATTCATTAGAATATTAAAAGGTCGGTTAGAGTTTCTTATGCACACCAGaggtatatttatttaaacaaaaatacagcataaacagtaatattgtgaaatactactatttaaaataaccattttctatatgaatatattgtaaaaatttaattcattcctgtgatttcaaagctgaattttcagcatcatcactccagtcttcagtgtcacatgatccttcagaaatcatttgctaAAAtctggttctcaagaaacattatcatcaatgttaaaaacagtggtgctacttaaaatttttgtgaaaactgataaacattatttcatgaataaacttcagaagaacagcatttatttgaaataatcttctgtaacattacaaatgtctttgacacttttgatcaatttaatctgaaaaataaatatttgtcaatTTGTCATAAAATGACATGCTGTCACTATGTAgtttatatacatatctatataatTAGTATTCCAATAATACACAATGAGAtggacaaaaaaatgtaaacacacctGCATCACTGACTACTGAATCTTTGCCATTTTTTGCATCCACAACCCATAATGCTTCACTTCCACCTGGACCGTCCTTCACTTTGAAAGCAAAAACACCACCAATTTTCTTAACATATCTCTCCTTcctgttaaaaataattacaccATTTAATAAATCTGTAGAAAATTGgatttgtttttctctcacaTGTAAAACGCTGTGAATCTTATTcttgacagaattttatttacagtatgctATTGTATTATTTTTCCATCTCACACTGGtacaaattatttctataataataatagcactgAAGATTAACAATCATGCTGACTTAATTTAAAAAGGCAATTGAGATGTGATTTAGACATCCTCCAGGAATATTACTCTTTCCAAGAAATGAGCCATGAGtcattgttcattcttgtttATGTGGGCATCTTATTTTTGGGTGTAATAGGTTTGCAGAAGccacaaagaaattaaaaaatctcAAACCACTGTCAATGTACAGAGGCTGAGTCTGATTTGCATGTTATAATTGGCAAGAGACCTCCTATTACCTCCTGTAGCTTCTTCTCTATCTCCTTGAAGACAGCGTGAAATTTGAAGCCTTTGAGCGATCCGAGAGCTGAGAAGGTTTAGATCAGACAGTTCAACACTGCCGGTGCATGTATGGTGTGTAATAAGTCCAAAGGTCTAGTTTTAATGTATGTATAAGAAATATGgcatttaacaaaatgtaatacttaaaatcaatatatatatatatattaatatatatatattatatatatatatataaatcaatatatatattctaatgaCTTGTGTTATAacttcacatactgtatgtactcaTACAGACCTGTATGTACTTATTTAtgcaaatcatataaaaatataatcttttgtatCTTGGATTTTGTACTCAGTATGCTTAAACAAACATAGAACAGAGCTGAACCATTcaagcataaaacaaaataaaaaataaaaatgtgcactgccgttcaaatgtttggtgttAGTAAGATTAATactgaaattaatactttgattCAGCAAGGAGACATTTAAAAGATCAAAAGTGAGAATAACATTACTTGAAAgcttacaaaagatttatattacaaAGAAATTcttttatttgaactttctattcattaaagagaAACAAATGTATCACGGTTCAGCTTTCAGCACTGATAATGAAAAGAATTGCTACTTGAACactaaatcatcatatcagaagactggagaaaattcagctttgcatcacagaaataaattactttttaaaatataatgaaattgaaaacagtcattttaaattgtaataatattttacaatattactgtttataatgtattttaattaaaaacaatgcatCTTTGGAAAGCAGAagaaattttcaaaaacataaaaaaaataaaaaaaaaattagtggtgcgccgttatcggcgttaacgtgctgcgttaacgtgagactcttatcgggcgataaaaaaatatcgccgttaatctattctcaaagttgggttgggagctgggtctatactacacaAGCTTTGATGATTTCACCTTGATGTTTTAGCGTGGATGTATAGgctacctagacgaattgcactgtagggagcgagaacgagtcttcgaacctgtgtgtgtgcctactgtgaaattaccacaTCAAACTTGACGTGCTAACATGGATGCAGGCAGCTATGAAGCCgcctaggtttgtataataagctgctcaaacaagcggcaaaacatttaaacacaacaattggcctacttttctttttaggatatcgcaaatatttaaaattaaaacaccactgacagaaacagtcgactctcgtgccttttgcatttaaatctttattacaagcaattgcACGGTTCAggaattttgtttttctgcttccataaaagtgcatatattatgttgcctcgtttatcaaaaggtgctctttttcttgttttaaacctagccaaaaacatGTGTGCTgcatgtgaaacacagtaggctttaattagtatacattattgtgaaattactgcatttccgtgtcaatccatgttcattttctaCCGCGAACAATTCAGcacgtgcagcacagcaaaaatagactggaacgcactgacggaccacaactgCGTGAatgctggaatccgttaacatgggtgagtaaaaaaaaaaaacacaactgcagacggagtatgtgtgaaacaggtgtaaggttgtttgcaccttgtgcaatgcggaattagtttactgtaggagttcttccagtctcaagtaccacctaaacgcaaagcatcccttaactaatgcggaagatgccgggccaagcaatgtagcgcaggggaagagtcgtcgtcaaactactatgtttgagtttGAGTGCAACCGAGGCAAGCCCAGTCAGCaaagctctatcagtactaacaagtacatcttattgaacataatttattttcatcaacAAATATTATAGTAGAACAGCTTTCTCAAGCAGTTTGTGATGCATTTTGGAAACAGAAGATGAGCCCCTGGTCTAATTCGCCACCTGGCTTGAGAAACCCATTCTCAAAGATTTACTTCAAattagccattttaatctagattaatctagattaattccaagattacagtgagattaatctagattaaaaaaaagtatctatgcccaccacaaaaaaaaaaaaaaatatatatctattaccaagcccaaacttttgaatggataGTTgagattttggaaaataatttacCAAATATTGAAGTCAAcccaaaatttattcagaaacCTTCAACACTGCACACATAATCACAGTTTATTCggtatagtttagaaaatggtaataaaatatgacaagaactgtgtcagaacaaattaatcttgatgatgtcagataacacttaagcaaaacatggtccaagtgtctgaataatttttggtcccaaattgttataaattttactggtatgaagaatttttgggtataatatttcagtttactttattttgctatcctcacttacataaatgaactatagcgTCCTGCACCCGCtagtaaaaaatatcacaaattatatctggtgtctgaaaaatttttggtttgactgtagattaaaaaaaaaaaaaaaaaaaaaaactataaacgaGGTGAGCTGGATTTGGGCCAGTCATCTCAGTGTTTAAGACATTTCGCAACATATTTTAGCTTTAAACATACCTTGTTTCTTGAGGAAAGCCCATCCTGTAGAGAGTGATGACCACCACTCCACCAAGACCGATGTTGTGCTGCAGGGCGACCTTTGCCCCAGGCACCAGCCGAGGCCCCGCCTCCCCCCTCAGCTGCCAGCACAGCTCTGCACACTGAGCCAGACCTGAGCCGTGAAAACAGGCCAGAGTTCATCCTTCACTCGTTCTGGAAGTCACAGCCATCTGTCTTCATTGGTTCTATGTTAGTGTTTCTTTAATTCTGTCTTCTAATAATTAGTAAACAAAACTGGCACAAAGTGGATGAGGTACTTTCTTGTAGGTCtttgtgcaaaatgttaatttaaaaatctaataaataaaaatctaataaagtATTTGCATTGAAAACTCTCTTGTCTTACAACACAATATCACTTATATATGTAACTATAGTGTAAATTATTCTTTACATGCTATGATCTAAAACCAAGGATTAGAAATGGTTCAAGGAATGaacgaaaactgaaaataaatgattttgcagAACGTAATATATAAAAAGGGTGATTcgatagaccttagtcagggttgatgcaatattacattttaaacagatgAAAATGAGGCTTTGAGGGACAGAAGAACAGTTTTTATAATGGCATAAACGTCCTAGTTCACATAtttttcaaaactcaaaatttccagatttttttttgtagtttttgtctaTTGAAATTATTTCTGTAAGAggttttgtcagctgaacaattGGCTTTTTGCAACAAACAGTACAATTCATTGAAGACACTGTATTTATATCCCTCATAGCTTTATTCCTGTCAATAGACTAAGGTCTACTGTTGCagactgaaaatgttatttagccatttaacagtgttgttataTACAGAGTGAACATTGTGCTAAACTTCTTCTTTTGAGTTTGATGGTCAAAACAAAGATCTAGGGcaaaatttaaatgataacaaATTATCAAATTGTACGTTTTCAGGTGCACTaaccatttaaagggatactccaccccaaaatgaaaattttgtcattaatcactgacccccatgttgttccaaacctgtaaaagctttgttcgtcttccaAGCTATTTTGGCAAAATGCTGTGGTTTTGTGCCTAGAGAAGACACAAAGCATTTATTGAAGAAGTCATATCAATCTAAACCACTCATATCACACACTCACTGCTTTATTGAGATCTTACCGTACTTCTTCATGTGTTCTCTTCCAGCATTGCCAAACATCTGAGGTGCAGCTGGTGCCGCCGCCATCCCATAACGCTTGATCATCAGCCCCATGTGTTTGACCATGGGGTTGGTTCTGTCCATGTACTGCAAACCCATGAGATGACATTGGAAACAGGCTGATTTGCTTCATGACTAGTATTATAAAAGAGTCGTTCCATGTACTCATACCTTTGACAATAGTGAACCTCTTTCCATCTTCTCAAAGCAGAAGGCAAACCTGATTGCAagagattttaatatatatatttttgcattatatgattttttaattgtttaattagtttaattgcttatttatttttttagttacatcagtaacattgtgaaatattactgcaattaaaaaaaaaaaaactataactttttctatttaaatatattttagatgcaACTTATTCCTGTGACACCAAATCAGAATTTTTAGCAGTGCTTAATTTTCATTTGGTGCTCTATAAACATTTCCGTTGAAAACGGTTtttctgcttaatgtttttttttgtgatatactaCCATACAAATGTCTGAagcaaataagaaaagaaaagaaaagaaaagaaaagaaaagaaaagaaaagaaaagaaaagaaaagaaaagaaaagaaaagaaaaagaaattaacatttttatttatgatgaaaattcagctttgccatcagaggaataaattaatatattttataaatatattaaaataggaaacagtccttttaaatggtaataatattttcacaatagtaatgttttactgtatgtttaataaataaatgcagccttggtgagacttaaaacaaacacataaaacatttttaaaaaatcataccaaccccaaacttctaaaacgcagtgtgtgtgttattgttttaaattattaataatgtttttatttaaattatcactATTCAATAAAAAACTGTGTTCAGTGCCATAGTTTTGCAAAACATGAAgtttaatttagaataaaaaaaatgtctgaagtcTTAAGGTGATGATACACGGCGCAGTGTTGCTGGGCAATGTTCAATATattccagatagaaatttgttgccCATTCTCAATGAGAAAGTgtccaagcaacattgctcaaaaaaaaagtttcccccTGTTCCATCCCCTTTAGTACAGTACAGTCTTTAGTCTTCGCACAGTACACTTCCCTGAATGAGCTGACAGGCCATAAACAGCGCTGTGGAGCCGGTAGAGCAgttattgttgatgttgtttatTGGGATCCCTGACAGACCCAGACTGTGATAAATAGCCCTCTGACCACATGTCAAGTCACCTGGAGAAATACAGAAAACCCACATAAATTCAACACTGATGGCAGAGAACATAGAAGTCGAAGTGTTATGGATAAAATCCCTTTTGACATCATATACTATATCCATATCGTACTATACACATAGTCTACGCATGCTTGCTGGGCAGCACTGTACTTGATCCCAGCATCCTTCAGTGCTTTCTGCCCTTTGCCCCAACAGAAAGGATTCAAGATCATTCATAATTCTACAGTACAGTGGGCTAAACATTTGAAGAAGGTCAAGATCAACTGCACCTGCTTCTTTGGCCATGTTTGGGTAGTCAATGTCTCTCGCACCGGGCTTTTCAAACTGAGGAACAGCACAAAAGTATCACTGAAATATGACTCGTTGGTGCCTGTTTTTTTAATAGCGCGCATTCCGGAgattaggtttatttttattatatatatatatatatatatatatatatatatatatatatatatatatatatatatatactgtataaaaaactcatatgatataaaaaaactgtattaattatgaagaaatattatgcattaccataaaaaaataactgcagtTGATTTCATAAaagctctttaaaaaataaaagtaccatTGAATTCATACAAAAGAAAATTCATTTACATGGCACAATTTTACTTCCCTAGGGGCcgcaataatataatataatataatataatataatataatataatataatataatataatataatataataatgcaacCCACTTTCATTGTCACCGTGCACCGTAACCTGTGACATTTAATTCAGGGTCATATTTACCGATTATGCTGATATCTGAAGGACTTTAGCACTGTGCACTCAACACAGATCACAGTCACACGCACA
Above is a genomic segment from Cyprinus carpio isolate SPL01 chromosome A2, ASM1834038v1, whole genome shotgun sequence containing:
- the LOC109077332 gene encoding sterol carrier protein 2-like isoform X2 — protein: MGFPQETRKERYVKKIGGVFAFKVKDGPGGSEALWVVDAKNGKDSVVSDAGKKADCTISMSDSDLLELMTGQLNPQKVQFNDGLFLVVC
- the LOC109077332 gene encoding sterol carrier protein 2-like isoform X1, coding for MGFPQETSSRIAQRLQISRCLQGDREEATGVKDGPGGSEALWVVDAKNGKDSVVSDAGKKADCTISMSDSDLLELMTGQLNPQKVQFNDGLFLVVC
- the LOC122147486 gene encoding sterol carrier protein 2-like, whose product is MERGSLLSKYMDRTNPMVKHMGLMIKRYGMAAAPAAPQMFGNAGREHMKKYGTKPQHFAKIAWKTNKAFTGLEQHGGQ